The proteins below come from a single Halobacillus salinarum genomic window:
- a CDS encoding carbohydrate ABC transporter permease, protein MTGKLRNLPTHIALWVIFIIMLFPIWIMVATSLQTYDGIFNWPPDWFPSIPQWQNYADVWGGDYQFKAPFFNSLIIASSTAIITILLAFPAAYGISRFSFFGRNSMLFIVLVTQMFSPIVLIVGLYQLAQSYNLLNSLVGVIITNCALTLPMAVWLLHGYLKSVPETLEQAAAMDGCSRIKGIIKIVVPLSASGIAMAGIYAFIMAWNDLLIPLIFISDSNLRPISLALTDFAGQNIVYWHQMMAASVISTFPIAVMFSFVQKYFIKGFMSGAIKE, encoded by the coding sequence TTGACTGGCAAACTGCGAAATCTGCCTACGCACATCGCGCTTTGGGTCATCTTTATCATTATGCTGTTCCCGATCTGGATTATGGTGGCGACGTCGCTGCAGACGTATGATGGGATTTTCAATTGGCCGCCGGATTGGTTTCCATCGATTCCTCAGTGGCAAAACTATGCAGACGTTTGGGGCGGGGATTATCAGTTTAAGGCGCCTTTCTTTAACAGCTTAATCATTGCTTCATCTACAGCGATTATTACGATTCTACTCGCTTTTCCGGCTGCGTATGGAATCTCCCGGTTTTCCTTTTTTGGACGAAACAGCATGCTGTTTATCGTATTAGTCACGCAGATGTTTTCACCGATCGTACTGATTGTTGGATTGTACCAGCTGGCACAAAGCTACAATCTATTAAACTCGCTCGTCGGCGTCATCATTACGAACTGTGCCTTAACGCTTCCCATGGCGGTGTGGCTCCTGCACGGGTATTTAAAAAGTGTGCCCGAAACATTGGAGCAGGCGGCGGCCATGGATGGCTGCTCGCGAATAAAAGGCATCATAAAAATTGTCGTTCCACTGTCCGCTTCCGGCATTGCCATGGCAGGGATTTATGCGTTCATCATGGCCTGGAACGATCTATTGATTCCGTTAATCTTTATTTCGGACTCGAATTTACGCCCGATCAGCCTGGCACTGACGGATTTCGCCGGGCAAAACATCGTGTACTGGCATCAGATGATGGCCGCCAGTGTCATTTCCACTTTTCCTATTGCTGTCATGTTCAGTTTTGTTCAGAAGTACTTTATTAAAGGCTTTATGTCAGGAGCGATTAAGGAATAG